The genomic window acggctagccgtcgtggtacgcgtcgatgtgctcctcgtcgtgagagagcggagtagcgagctcaaccggggtgtgctcgacacgagctggtgttggagtagacgtgcccggagaggtgcctgtcggtgctgaaGTGCGTGGCAGTGCCGGCTGTGGGGGAGctggcgaagaactcatcgcagccgaggtcctggctagaGAGCGTGGTGCTATCGGAGTAGCAGGCGTCGGGGTCGGTgaaggctcggggactggggtagacacgcttgccgaagaagagctgcctactcccccagctccctcgaagtggacgtactcgacagtgaagtcgtcgtacgtcggagccgagccgtcgtcctccgccttgtcccatgcccatcctcgcccttcatcgaacacaacgtcgcgcgccatgcgcacacgctgtgtcttcgggtcgaggatgcggtaggtcTTCGAgtcctccgcgtagccgatgaacactgccggagtgctcctgtcgtcgagcttgctgatgtggccaagctccttggcgaacgcgaggcagccgaagacccgcaagtgggagaccgccggcttgcgcccatgccaagcctcgtacggcgtcctgccgtcgagcgccttggtaggtgagcggttgaggatgtagacggccgacaccaccgcctctccccagaagacagcctgcatccccctctgcttgagaagggtctgagccatccccacaaccgtctggttgcgttGCTCGACGGCGCCGTTCTGCtgtgggctgtacggcgcggagtagtggcgctgaatgccctcatcagcgcagtacgacgcgaattcagccgccgtgaattcgccgccgttgtcggtgcgcagcacgcgcagcttgcggccgcactccgcctccgcagcagcttgCGAGCGCCTGATGgcatccgcagcctctcccttgctgccgaggaccatcacccacatgtagcgggagaggtcgtcgacgagcagcaggaagtagcgtcgtcctcccggtgtggccggtgtcatcgGGCCATagaagtccccgtgcacaagctcgagcctctccttggctcgaaagctcgcccgctggggaaaggggagtcgcctctgcttcgtcaacacgcagacgtcgcagagctgctccacatgctcgaggcacggcaggcctcgcaccatctccatggcactgagccgcttcagggcctcaaagtgaaggtgcccgaaacacTCGTGCCActaccacgcctcgtcgtcccgacgagcagcgagacagaggggttgtgccacctacaCGTTAAGGACGTATAGTCAATTTGCGCTTCTGGAGCGAGGCAAGAAGGCGGGGATGGTGCGAGGGGTTGGCAAGAAGGCGTCTCGGGCGGGattgcagcgatgagggcatccagcgcccgtcgatctaggtcgtagtcgacgtcgctgtaccggactgcctcccacatgtgccgcacctggagctttaccctcatcaccacaacccactcgacgtagttgatcttggtgagggtaggccacccaccaccGGGGCCAACGTCCCTGacgacagcctggagcccgtggtaaccacggtaccgatccggggagagagagccacgctgcctgtgaaggtcgcactctccatcgacccgtccgccgccgtcgccgtgtgcgcctcctccaggagcgccaccgccatgcacgcctcctccaggagcgccgccgccgtgcgcgcctcctccaggagcgccgccaccgtgcgcgcctcctccaggagcgccaccggcgcgtccgcacCTGtcggggctgccgccgcgctcgtgggcatgcgcggctgcccactgcgccgcccgcgctcatCCTGCCTCCCTCTCCAAcaactcgaggtccgcgtcggcgctgtTGTCAGCAGAAACGGAGCTACTGATGCTGCCGCGCAGGGCCTCGACCTttgctgccgccgcacgcgctgcattcgctgccgccgctgcttccgcctccgctatggctgctgccagctccgccgttgccagcctcgacgccgttgccgccgccgcagcggtctctgtcgCTGCTCGCtcacgttcctctgccgcggcaagttcggcctcctaccgacgtcgcgtgctcgaggcgaccgagcgctgagactgccctgcagacataacgcgctaccggggggctgctgcgtggggagagggctgcttcagatgaGCTGCTGCTCGTCTGCGCAGAGgaagaggagtgagcaggagcggccggagctgctgctgctcctagctggggctgttgtgcggctgggaaaggagatgagcaggagatgctcaggctacaggatagtacggctctgataccagttgttagtcgctgaattcttactcttggtagtagcagaattcttactctcatcgagagaggatgacactaggagttggggcaattttctgatTCATTTCTCACACAATGTCATACCAATCTGAGGAGTtgggggtacatatttataggctgctagccagccaagcatatgccaagatgctagtataagatgttgtcctctagtctaagatgttgtcctaaaaacagaccatgtagccacaaggaccatgtgaccaACACAGCCCCATAAAGACCAGCCCACACATAAGACTTATCCCATCATATGCATATCAAGCCATTAATTTTTTTGTGAAGAATTTTGAAGCAATATAAGGATGCAAACCTTTGGGCGCTTACTGTCATGATGAATCAAAGGAGAAAGACAGTAGATTAATGCTCAAGACATGGAGTTTTGTTGCAATTTAATCTTCTTTCTCGTAGCAGCAACCTTGAGGCCACCCTTAGTCTAGCAACTCAGCTGCTGCAACCTGCAGTGACATTTCGTCATGCACCTTGCCTGAATGCCCTCCTCTGCTATGATAGTTGACATGAGAGAGCTTAGCTAGATGGAATAGCAGCGATGGCAGAGGCTAGGGATCGCACGCCACCGCCAGTCTCCTGCTATTCCCATCGGGCCTCTGATGCATCTCCTCTTCCGTCTCGAGCCGATGCAAGTGGCACACAGGAACGAGGAGAGAGGAAGGTGGGTAGCTGCCATGCACGCGGATGCGCCAGCGACTTGGAGGCGGCCAAGCCCGCGACCATATCAGCATGGTTGCCTTCGGCAATGTGCTCCGCTCCGGCCATGGACGCCGCCGTGGCACTATGAGAGGGGAGAGCTCGGGCATCCGAAAGCAAGCACGGAGGAGCACGATGTTTTATGAGTTAGTGCGAGTGCGCAGCTGTTCGAGAGGTGTAGAAATTCCTCCGCCGTGTTCCAAGACGCATGCGAACAGACGGCGAGATCTTCATTGCGAGGGCCGAGCACTCCACCACCGGGGCTGCAGCGCTCGACCTTCACGCCTACGCCGGGGTGGCCATAGCCGCCGTGCCTGCGCCCGCCGCCCGCTCCGAGGTGACCGGAGCCACCACGCCTGCACCGCCGGCCGTGCTGGGGTTGCAGGGGCCCCTGCCCGCGCCTGGAGATGTCCGAGACCGGAGCGGCCGGGGTCGCCGGGGCCGCTGGGCCCCACCCGCGCCGGGATGGCCAGGAACGACGTGCCCGCggcgggaggaggagggaggtgcgGGGGCAGCTAGGTCGAGCGCGGTTGCGCCGCACGGCTCTCTCTCCTCTGCACGACGGGCAACCTCTCAGGATGGTTCGCGAACTTTATGGGTCGACACCCGACCCACCCACAATCGGACGGACCAGATCATCTGATCGTTTGATCCAATGGCTAGCGGGCTAACGGGTGACGTGGCCCTATTCGTTAGGCCACTTTTGTGCAGGATTCATAAGAGATTGGGATTTAAGTGTGTAAACTGTAAATAGTGAATGAACCCAATTTTACATTGCGGTGCCTGTGCTCTGAGTGTTGCTCTCACCTGCGTGTACCCGCGCGCGACGATGCCGTCGACGATCTTGCCGAGATCGAAGCCACCCCGCGTGGTCTTGAGCACGGTGCCGCCCTTCTTGTGCCagtcgtcgacggcggcggggTCCAGCCTGACGTGATCCTCGTCGGCGCCGTAGAACCCTCGGTATCCCGCGGCGACGCCGAAGACGTGGCGGACGCCGTAGAGCTCGTGGAGCCCGACGACGAGCTCCCTGAGCACGGTGTTGAGGCCCGGGCAGAGGCCCCCGCAGGTGACGAGCGCGGCGCGCGCCGCGGCTGGGTCGACGGCGAGTGCCCCGCGAGGCCCCGCGCGGCGGTAGGCGACGAGCGGGGACGGCGCGGCGGAGGCGATGTCGAAGAAGGCGTGGCGGAGGGTGACGTCCCCTGGGGAGATGTAGAAGGTGGCGGGCGGGTGGAAGTAGGGGTGCCGCGAGATGGGGTTCgggaccgccgccgccggggtCGGGGAGGCGAGCGCGGAGGGGAGGCGTGGCACGTCGCGGAGGGTGAGCGGCGGGAGCGTCACAGTGGTGTTGGTCGGGCCggtggcgtcggcgtcggcgggggTGCCGCCGgagctggcggcggcggtggggtcCATGTGTCGGCGAGCGAGGTGGGTGCGTGAGGGGGCCGCGCGGCGGGATGGGATGGGAGCGAGACGGTCAAGACTCAAGAGGGGTGGGTCGGGGGGTTTTACTCGCGCGACGTGTGGCGGTTTCAGCGGGGAGGTTTCAGCTTCCAGAAACTAGGGAGGCGCGGGCCACATCAACAGCTCGTgactttttttaagaaaaaaaatggCCACGTATACAGTGTTAGGCACCGCACGGCGTAGCCTCGAGTCGACACGTCGACCATTGTGCAAGTAATCTCGTTTTATTCGAGCTAAATGAGGTGTTTACTTTGCAATTTGCGACTCAGGGATCTGATGCATGGTCGGCACACCTTCCCCCGCGCAGTTGGCAAGGAGGCCACCGCATCACACGGCGGCATTCATGGCGCATGGCTGCCACGGTGCTCATCGCATCCACCAACGAACTTCCAAGATTTTCATGTCACGCTACCCTCCATAATTCACTGCGCTAAAACTTAATTAAATTTAATCTTTGCCAAAATTTAATAAAATATACTaaatctattctaaattatagttcgtttgacttttttatctcaagtttgaccactcgtcttatttaaaattttatgctaaatatcacttcttttgttgtgtctcgctttattaacaaaagttcttcaagaataacTTAAATTTGATTATGTTTACacaaattttttttaataaaatgagCGGTTAAACTTagggtcaaaaaaaaaaagttaaacgaattataatttggaatggaggagtaTTAAACAAAGGATGTATGCGTGCATAAACAGGGTGCATGCGCCACGCAGGCTAAAACAGATACTTTGAAATTTTATCTAGGTAGGGAACTAATGCCTACTATGGTCCTGAGTCCTGACGATGCTTGACCGGtgcttctgtatagttcggataATCAATATCAACTAATTTTAAGATAGGcaccataacatagagcgcgatttaaaaaaaaatcttaaacaagtttcataactttcctaGCTAAAATATTTTGTTTATGAATTTTCAGAATCAAGAGTAAACTAGgttttaggatttttaattgcaTTATATTTCCTCAAAAAATATATTTGAATAATATTTTGATTTTATTATTAAATTTTAGATGTTTTTATAATAATTTTTCTAGTCTCATTTACCTCTTGAACTTTTAACTTGGTCTGATTTACCCTCCCTGACATGGCACCACATCATCAAATCACCGTCAAAACCACCAAGGTGCAAAAATGTACGGTTTTCAAAATTTCAAGAGGTAAAAAGCTGGTTTCATAGATCAGGGAGGAAAATCAGACATTcgtgatagtttttttttttttgaaactgtgCTAGCTTTTTTGGAGAGAGAAAATTTGGACTCTCTTCCAAAATCCAAATAATGCGAGTTTCGCTGGCGCCAGGGCCATGGttacttttttttttgggggggttaCTGTGTTAACCTGGGCTGGACCTTGTTGGCTTGTTGTATGGGCAGAAATTATTGCATAGGCCATAGGGTCTCGGCTTTGGCTTGGATCTGGGCTGCGGCACGCCCAGCTTCCGCgccctgtctctctctctctctctagattgCTTCTGGAGTCTGGACTCGCGGAGATGGGCGGGCGACTCAAGTCAGGTCGATCTAGATTGGCACAAGACGCCGACGGCACGGCAGTTTTCCCCACAACCCGGCAAAACCCCTTTTCGTGCCTCTGGGCGGCCGAGCCCGATAGCCAGATAGGAATCCAAACAGTCCGCACGTCATCCCCGCCAGCGGATACCCAGCCGAAGGAACCAGAACAAACCGTGTCACCCCGTCGCTTCCTTCACGTAATCCCCCGCCGCCCCGTCCTCTCCTCCCCCCTCGCTAAGCAAAAGCAACCTGCAACCcccttcttcttttcatcctcctCCGATTCCGCTAAATCCCCCCGCAGCTCTTCGTCCCCGGAGGAACAAGCCCGCCGCCACCGGAGATGTCGTACGCCTACCTCTTCAAGTACATCATCATCGGCGACACAGGTTCGTCCCGTCCCGTCGGccccctcccttcctccctccGCTCCCCGATTGGATCCGCGCGCCTCCCAACCTGCTGCGGCCGCAGCGGCGAGATGGAGATCCAATCTACCCGCTTGCGATGATGCTGACGGCCTTTCTCTGCTTGGCTTTGCTTTGCTGCAGGCGTTGGCAAGTCGTGCCTGCTGCTGCAGTTCACCGACAAGCGATTCCAGCCCGTCCACGACCTCACCATCGGCGTCGAGTTCGGGGCCCGGATGATCACCATCGACAACAAGCCCATCAAGCTCCAGATTTGGGACACGGTCGGTGCCCCTCTTTTCTTTGTCTCTACCTCCGCTACTTTCCTTCGTTCTTACGCATCCCTTAGATACTTACTTCCGGCGGCCTATAGCTTCTACCACTACCAATTAAGGCAACATAATTGCTTCCTCAGTTGCTTATGGGACTTGAGCTACTCAATTTTGGTTGCAAACTGGAATTTAGGATGTCCAATTGGTGTGGCACAAAGTTGTTTTGGGGGTCTGTAGTTCAATATGAAAACATTGTATCTTGCTGGGCTCTGAAGCTACAATATTATGCTCAAGTCTGGCTCTAAACTGGAATTTAGAATGTCCAATTGGTGTGCCACAAAGTTGTTTTGGGGGTCTGTAGTTCAAGATGAAAACATTGTAGCTGGCTGAGTTCTGAAGCTACAATATTCTGTATACTCTCTTTGTTCTTTATCAGCGTGCTCCGCCCCACTGAAATTATCGGATTATTAGCGCACTGAACTATGGGACCGCTTGTTGATTTAAGCTATCCTTAGTGCCACGCCATAATGTTAATAATACGGAATACCCACGTGGCCACATGCATCATTCATCTGACCTGATTGTGCTGTCTTTTAACATTATACAGGCTGGGCAAGAGTCATTCAGATCCATAACTAGATCATACTACAGAGGCGCTGCTGGTGCTCTTTTGGTTTATGATATCACTAGGTGATTACCCCCATAAATTCTAAGTTGTTTGGGTGGCCTTTTTTTATGCACGCATTTTCCTGAATCATGCTGATACTGGCATTCAAATCCATGTGTTGAACTGATTTCAGGAGGGAGACTTTCAACCACCTTGCAAGCTGGCTGGAGGATGCGAGGCAGCACGCGAATGCTAACATGACGATAATGCTTGTCGGGAACAAGTGTGATCTGTCTCACAGGCGTGCGGTGAGCTATGAGGAAGGCGAGCAGTTTGCAATGGAACATGGCCTTATCTTCATGGAGGCCTCGGCAAAGACCGCACAGAATGTCGAGGAGGTGAAGCTTGATTCTTGGTGTATCTATGTGCAGTTAAAATATTTTCCAATTTCCTCATGCAGCATGAACTTTTAAATGCAGGCATTTGTTAAGACTGCTGGAGCAATCTACAAGAAAATCCAAGATGGCGTTTTCGATGTATCTAATGAGGTACCTTTTAATCTCAAACCATTACTTTTGTTCTGCTTAAGGAAAATGTAGTGAGCCCCTTCAATATACCATTTGAAGAACTTATGTAGATTCTTAACCGATGTATTACAGTCCAAAACCTTTGCTGAGATGAGTGCCAGATACTCATGTACGTTTATGTTCCATTCAGGAGCACTATATATGGTTTGCCTTACGATGTGCATAAGTCATTATTACCTATCTCGTAGAAAGTTTATCCTTTTTTCCTTACAACCTTTATACGCTGAAAGGTTGGAATGAGGATAGCCAAACATGGAAAGTGGAAAGAACAATATCGACACTTCAACAGGCAGAGTGCCTGTTTGTCCTTGTGATCTCTTGAAACTTGCTGTTAACTAAGACCTTGTACTCTTAATTTATATAATAAATCGCATAGAAGTAGCTTTTTTCTGAAATGGCATAAGTGGATAAACTTTTAATATATAATTTTGAGGGGGAGGTGTTCTTGATGCTGAAAGAGATAGATTTTCACTTTTTAGTGTCCAAGGATTAGCAGAGAGCATTTTTATGGAAACTAGCAATTCTCTGATAGTGAAAATGCCATTTGCCCACCAGGAACCGTGTCCAACTCTCCATAACATTTTGCTTGCTTACAATACGTATCTTGTTACTGCCACATGAGTATGATCTCATACATCTTTTGTCAAATTTGCAGTCTTATGGAATCAAAGTTGGATATGTAGTCCCTGGCCAATCTGGAGGTGCTGGTAGCTCGTCTTCTCAAGGTGGTGGCTGCTGCAGCTAATCTGCTAACGCCCTTATGTACAAAGGCATATCTGTGGTGTACTCGTGTGTCACATACCAGCTGCGTTATTATCTTCATGTTTCTGAGCGTAAAATAGTTACTGCTCCAGGGTGCTTTGTTATTTGACGCACCAATGCATTATGTGCCTGAACGATTTAAGAGATTCAGTTTATTTATGTCAGGTGTTTACAAACTCTCTGTAAATCATTAGATTCTTTACTGTTTTCTGTGATTAAGCACTCACGAATTCTGTCCATTTGCATGTAAATAAGATACCTCGATGCGTTGTTTGGTATGATATTAGTTTGTCTTATTTGAATATGTTGGAACTCATGTTTCTGCAAATATGCGTCTTGGATACATGAGCTTATCAAACTATGATGGAGCCAATCACTGAATAGTGAAATACTCTGCTTCCAGATGGTCAGGTGTTCTGTTTAGGATCGTGGTAGCTTTCCGCGATATGTGTGTGCTTCGCTGATGCATCTTGCTGGTTTTGTAGTTAAATTCACAAAGGCTTCCAGCCGAGGGAAGaagtaaaaaataaaaataaaaaggaaagaagtaaaaaagaaaaagagagaagaagtaaaaaaaaaggaacaagaaaaataaaataaaaaagtaacCAGccgagagaaggagaggaagtaaaaaagaaaaagaaaaattaaggaagaaaacaaggtTTGCAGGTATCTTGCTGCTTTTGTTGTAGTTAAATTCACAAAGGCTTCCAGCCGAGAGAAGGAGAATAAGtaaaaaaatagaaagaaaaattAAAGGAAGAAGTagatagaaagaaagaaaaaacaaggggCAGAGAGAGAGAAACAAGGTTTGCAGGTATGAGGTGATGAATAAGCTGTTCTTGTTTCCCCTTTTCTTTTTAAATGAACCGAGCTGTTCTTGTTTCTGGTTCTCAAAATCACTTGTCCAATCcaatactactccctccgtccaaaaaacatgcaattctagcacagtgtcaTGGTTTAGTATCTTAAACttaattaattatagataaaaaatatcaatatttatgatatcaaataaataccattagattaattgtgaaatgtattttcttaataaattaatttagagttaTAAATATGACTAATATTTATTAGAAATTTGGTCAAACGTAAACTACTTTAGTTGCATGTTTTCTTAGAGGGAGTGAGTACATCAGTTCATGTACTTATGCCAAGATATAGATCCGATTAAGCAGACAAACAAAAATGAAGAGTTGGTGCCAAAATCATCATGGAATTGTTTGAACTTGTAGTCTACTGCACTCTACACCAAGCAACAGAAACTTATTACACACCGATCAAGTAATTTACAGCGTCtgctactgctctgctccctccACGGAGGAGCTAGCACGTCTTACACACACGCCTGCACCGACCAGCGCAGACCAAGATCCCCAGCAGGTTGAGGCAGATGCAGCAGCGTGCCATGCCTGGTGgctcagtcagtcagtcagtTGGTACCTGGCTGTTGTGTTGCAGTCGAAGCAGGTGTGGTTGCGGCCGAGGTCCTTGATCCTGTCGTAGCCGTGCCTGAAGACgccgaggccgaagaggacgccGATGAGGAGGCAGATGACCAGGATCACCAGCAGGTAGCACCCCACATGCTCCTTGGTGAACTTGAGCTTGCACATGGCGCCTCTCTCCGGCTGGGTGCCTGACTGTTATGTTAGGGAGCTGATTCGCGGGGGTTCTTACTGGAGGAAACTATTCTAGGCTGTGTCTGTCGCCCTGTTCCTTCGGCGGTATGGCAACGGTATCGCTTACAGGTGAAGCTACAACGAGAGGCAGGTCAGAGCTACGCGTACCCCTGATGATGATGTGCCTTTTGCCTTTGTGCCATGCCAAGAAGAAATGAAGAATCTGATCGCCGCGGACTGTATGGACTAACCCACGACACTTGGCTCTCTTTTTCTACGACTGTACGAATAATTGCCGTGTGGCCAGGAGAAGGTGATGGAGGGACGAGCGTAAACCCAGGGCATGTGTGACAAATTTATTCGGCGATAGCTACCCTACAAGCTACAGCCTACACAGGTGGACTGTATGATCGGTTCCGCTATCAGGCGGCGGTGTTTTCAGGTATTGGGACCGTATTCCAATCCACAATCCTAGCCGCCCATGCCTATGGATGGTAATGGTAATTGGCGTGGGTCCGTTAGCGTGGCTGAACCTCAACGGCACCAACCCATAGGTTGCAGATCGGACGAGACGCTTGCAGGCCGTGGTGTGCCTGCCTACCTCAGCCTCGCGACTGGTTCGGGAGACCGATACACGACAAAGGCACGGCCACCGGCCATCGCTCCGCGGCTCCCGGCCCCGACGATCGATTGCCGACGGTTCGTGCGGCGGCGCACGGGCGACACCGCACGATGCTGCTgctgaaagtgatagtgatgaccgGTGGGAGTGGGTAGGTGCCGGAGGCAGCAGATTCTAGGGTGACACCACCGGCGGACATCGCACCAGCCGGCGCAAAATAGTTGATTTAATTTGAGACCGAGGGAGTACTCCTTCGATAATAACACTagagaaaaaaaa from Miscanthus floridulus cultivar M001 chromosome 11, ASM1932011v1, whole genome shotgun sequence includes these protein-coding regions:
- the LOC136493116 gene encoding ras-related protein Rab-2-B-like; translated protein: MSYAYLFKYIIIGDTGVGKSCLLLQFTDKRFQPVHDLTIGVEFGARMITIDNKPIKLQIWDTAGQESFRSITRSYYRGAAGALLVYDITRRETFNHLASWLEDARQHANANMTIMLVGNKCDLSHRRAVSYEEGEQFAMEHGLIFMEASAKTAQNVEEAFVKTAGAIYKKIQDGVFDVSNESYGIKVGYVVPGQSGGAGSSSSQGGGCCS